The Candidatus Limnocylindria bacterium genome has a window encoding:
- a CDS encoding MFS transporter produces MFWGIGFGLLGTLFPLFLKDLGATPTDIGLVFGVGNVVAAACFIPIGLAADRFGRRPMLIGVWLASTIGAAAFLPITDWHGAFIGSSLYWIGSAALPLMSAHLAALTPRARLSGELGFVYGAFFFGTILAAPFAGAIGAAVGLRGGIALATFAFMLSSALTFRLSHTPPIPHVPGPPLPRSFWTLLAITPLAAIITTVVNPLFPVYVRDIAAVPLERVGVYVGLVALGAALFSAANGRIADRFGPVPAVIGAGAVLTLGAGLIALSGRSEVPLALGSFLLGAQTAPNPVLAGALERILPPARTALGYSGFQLVFALGFGTGGLLSGILYDADPLLPLLVQLSLALPLTATVAVIVARIMSTRGAT; encoded by the coding sequence ATCTTCTGGGGGATCGGGTTCGGTCTCCTGGGCACGCTCTTTCCTCTGTTCCTCAAAGACCTCGGGGCGACGCCAACGGACATCGGCCTCGTCTTCGGCGTCGGCAACGTCGTGGCCGCGGCCTGCTTCATCCCGATCGGCCTGGCGGCCGACCGTTTCGGGAGACGACCGATGCTCATCGGCGTGTGGCTCGCGTCGACGATCGGCGCCGCTGCGTTCCTCCCGATCACGGACTGGCACGGCGCGTTCATCGGGTCGTCGCTGTACTGGATCGGCAGCGCGGCGCTGCCGCTCATGAGCGCGCACCTCGCAGCGCTCACGCCTCGCGCGCGCCTCTCGGGTGAACTGGGCTTCGTCTACGGCGCGTTCTTCTTCGGCACGATCCTCGCGGCGCCGTTCGCGGGCGCCATCGGCGCCGCCGTCGGGCTTCGCGGCGGGATCGCGCTCGCCACCTTCGCGTTCATGCTGTCGTCAGCGCTCACCTTTCGCTTATCGCACACGCCGCCGATCCCGCACGTGCCCGGTCCGCCTCTTCCGCGGTCGTTTTGGACGCTTCTCGCGATCACCCCGCTCGCCGCGATCATCACGACCGTCGTGAATCCGCTGTTCCCGGTGTACGTGCGCGATATCGCCGCTGTCCCGCTCGAGCGCGTCGGCGTATACGTCGGCCTTGTCGCGCTCGGCGCCGCGCTCTTCTCGGCGGCGAACGGCCGCATCGCCGACCGATTCGGTCCGGTGCCGGCCGTGATCGGTGCGGGCGCCGTGCTCACGCTCGGTGCCGGCCTGATCGCGCTCTCCGGTCGATCTGAGGTCCCGCTCGCGCTCGGCTCCTTTCTGCTCGGCGCGCAGACCGCGCCGAACCCGGTGCTCGCCGGAGCGCTCGAACGGATCCTTCCACCCGCACGCACGGCCCTGGGCTACTCCGGTTTCCAGCTCGTGTTCGCACTGGGATTCGGCACCGGCGGCCTGCTCTCCGGCATCCTCTACGACGCCGACCCCCTGCTTCCCCTCCTCGTGCAGCTCTCGCTCGCGTTGCCGCTGACGGCGACGGTCGCGGTGATCGTGGCGCGCATCATGTCGACCCGTGGCGCAACCTAG
- a CDS encoding M20 family metallopeptidase: protein MPDIAALRKRAQNAIDQRHDALFELSRAIHANPETAYEERQASTRLADFLDKNGFKVTRGYRGIETSYRGDASGRNGGPRVAILAEYDALADLGHGCGHNLIAMIGTAAAVGVREVIGDLEGSLAAIGAPAEEGGGGKVALLRAGGFDDVDAAMMIHPTTGRSLAGRHSLASNRVLVEYFGKAAHAASQPDQGVNALDGLIQLFNAVNAMRQQLRPDARIHGIITNGGSAANVIPDHTVGRFSVRALDRRYQQEVLRRFIACAEGAATATGTTVKVTVHENAGYENMVFSTPMAERWAQHMKGLGMQVFEARDDERVGSTDMGNVMQVLPAIHPYIAIATEPVPGHSIAFRDLAVTQGALDNALVAAKALALTALDVLTDPAVLQRARAEFEERRKAGIVKGRAS from the coding sequence ATGCCCGATATCGCTGCGCTGCGGAAGCGCGCGCAGAACGCGATCGATCAGCGGCACGACGCGCTCTTCGAGCTCTCGCGTGCGATCCACGCGAATCCCGAGACCGCATACGAAGAGCGCCAGGCGTCGACGCGTCTCGCGGACTTCCTCGACAAGAACGGCTTCAAAGTGACGCGCGGCTACCGCGGCATCGAGACCTCGTATCGAGGCGACGCATCGGGGAGGAACGGCGGCCCGCGCGTCGCGATCCTCGCCGAGTACGACGCGCTCGCGGATCTCGGTCACGGCTGCGGCCACAACCTGATCGCCATGATCGGCACCGCGGCGGCGGTCGGGGTGCGCGAGGTGATCGGCGATCTCGAGGGATCCCTCGCGGCGATCGGCGCCCCGGCGGAGGAGGGCGGCGGCGGCAAGGTCGCGCTGCTGCGCGCGGGGGGCTTCGACGACGTGGACGCCGCGATGATGATCCACCCCACGACCGGCCGAAGCCTCGCGGGCCGGCACTCGCTCGCGTCGAATCGCGTTCTCGTCGAGTACTTCGGCAAGGCCGCGCACGCCGCGTCGCAGCCGGATCAGGGTGTCAACGCGCTCGATGGTCTGATCCAGCTGTTCAACGCGGTGAACGCGATGCGCCAGCAGCTCCGTCCGGACGCGCGCATCCACGGGATCATCACGAATGGCGGGAGCGCCGCGAACGTCATCCCGGACCACACGGTCGGTCGTTTCAGCGTGCGCGCGCTGGATCGCCGCTACCAGCAGGAGGTCCTTCGGCGTTTCATCGCGTGCGCGGAGGGCGCGGCGACCGCGACGGGGACGACGGTGAAAGTGACCGTCCACGAGAACGCTGGCTACGAGAACATGGTCTTCTCGACGCCGATGGCCGAACGCTGGGCGCAGCACATGAAGGGTCTCGGGATGCAGGTGTTCGAGGCGCGCGACGACGAGCGCGTCGGCTCCACCGACATGGGAAACGTCATGCAGGTACTTCCAGCGATCCATCCCTACATCGCGATCGCGACCGAGCCCGTTCCCGGCCATTCGATCGCGTTCCGCGACCTCGCCGTCACGCAGGGTGCGCTCGACAACGCGCTCGTCGCCGCGAAGGCGCTCGCGCTCACCGCGCTCGACGTGCTCACCGATCCCGCCGTGCTGCAGCGAGCGCGCGCCGAGTTCGAGGAGCGGCGCAAAGCGGGCATCGTGAAGGGGCGCGCGTCCTAG
- a CDS encoding MFS transporter yields the protein MRKGPLRHKWFALFTAAIGLGSIADEVARLALPLLVIDLTHSIAAAAILRVVQSIPYIIFGAPAGALIDRVDKRRLLIACDISGIALTVAIPLSAIGGVFSVELLYVIGFLLGTVEVLWGVTTDFSVLPSLVEEHELTDANAIFLGADRGARIIGPTLGGFAIAAIGNVNAMWIAALAFMPTLALFYLMPPILEIPAAQMAPLTVRNVIHEIGDGFAFVWRLKILRWLLVAMSIANLGGVGLRTLMLYVLREEHHLDEVTIGLALSVGGAFTVFGSLLAPRLARDRPMGHSMIAVILASGLAALAGALTNDWRLITLCFTGRELAWQAFIIYAFIPRQRDVPANMRGRANGAFRTVVLISNSASPAILSAIVVVASSAVAFAVAGALAIASAAVAAVTPLRDYAVREPDASDVPRPPTRDETVTASGEE from the coding sequence ATGCGCAAAGGGCCGCTCCGTCACAAATGGTTCGCATTGTTCACCGCAGCCATCGGCCTCGGCTCGATCGCCGACGAGGTCGCCCGGCTGGCGCTGCCGCTCCTCGTCATCGACCTCACCCACTCCATCGCCGCCGCGGCGATCCTGCGCGTCGTCCAGTCGATCCCATACATCATCTTCGGCGCGCCCGCCGGAGCTCTCATCGACCGAGTGGACAAGCGCCGGCTCCTCATCGCCTGCGACATCTCAGGGATCGCGCTGACCGTCGCGATCCCGCTGTCCGCGATCGGCGGTGTGTTCTCGGTCGAGCTCCTCTATGTCATCGGTTTCCTCCTCGGCACCGTCGAGGTCCTCTGGGGCGTGACTACGGACTTCAGTGTCTTGCCCTCGCTCGTGGAAGAGCATGAGCTGACGGACGCCAACGCGATCTTCCTCGGCGCCGACCGCGGCGCCCGCATCATCGGACCGACGCTCGGCGGATTCGCGATCGCGGCGATCGGGAACGTGAACGCGATGTGGATCGCCGCGCTCGCCTTCATGCCCACCCTCGCTCTCTTCTACCTGATGCCGCCGATCCTCGAGATCCCCGCCGCCCAGATGGCACCCCTCACGGTGCGCAACGTCATCCACGAGATCGGCGACGGCTTCGCGTTCGTGTGGCGCCTGAAGATCCTGCGGTGGCTGCTCGTCGCGATGTCCATCGCGAACCTCGGCGGCGTGGGACTGCGGACGCTCATGCTCTACGTGCTCCGCGAGGAGCACCACCTCGACGAGGTCACGATCGGCCTCGCGTTGTCGGTCGGAGGCGCGTTCACGGTGTTCGGCTCACTGCTCGCGCCGCGTCTCGCCCGCGATCGGCCGATGGGCCACAGCATGATCGCCGTGATCCTCGCGTCAGGACTGGCCGCGCTCGCAGGTGCCTTGACCAATGACTGGCGACTCATCACGCTCTGCTTCACAGGACGCGAGCTCGCCTGGCAGGCGTTCATCATCTACGCGTTCATCCCGCGCCAGCGCGACGTGCCGGCCAACATGCGCGGCCGCGCGAACGGCGCGTTCCGCACCGTCGTCCTCATCTCCAACAGCGCGTCGCCGGCGATCCTCTCCGCGATCGTCGTCGTGGCCTCGAGCGCGGTCGCGTTCGCGGTTGCGGGCGCGCTTGCGATCGCGAGTGCGGCGGTCGCGGCTGTCACACCGCTCCGCGACTACGCGGTGCGGGAGCCAGACGCGAGCGATGTCCCGAGGCCGCCGACCCGAGATGAGACCGTGACAGCATCGGGCGAGGAATGA
- a CDS encoding Clp protease N-terminal domain-containing protein, with amino-acid sequence MGPFDRFNDRAKRVLALAQDEAVRFNHNYIGTEHLLLGLIREGEGAAARVLDSMGVELSKVRVSVESIIGRGDSTKTPSEITLSPRTKKVIELAIDEARKLGHSHVGTEHLLLGLVREGGHVGAKVLESLGVTLEKVREHVITMVGQPHGHAGSPRPDPRDLPSTGPFDLLDRPSKRVLALAEEEARLMRHNWIGTEHMMIALLRSDGVAQRALQELGVTLDQARAGVFKAVPPRETDVTEITVTPRVRTLLGKAIMLAAPSADLVKPQLLLLALIADPDGIGSQVLTQLGVTPEKLRVTIDRLSAG; translated from the coding sequence ATGGGGCCCTTCGATCGCTTCAACGACCGCGCCAAGCGCGTCCTCGCCCTCGCGCAGGACGAGGCCGTCCGGTTCAACCACAACTACATCGGAACGGAGCATCTCCTGCTGGGGCTGATCCGCGAGGGTGAGGGCGCGGCCGCACGCGTCCTCGACTCAATGGGCGTCGAGCTTTCAAAGGTACGTGTAAGCGTCGAATCAATCATCGGGCGCGGAGACTCCACGAAAACGCCGAGCGAGATCACCCTGAGTCCACGCACGAAGAAGGTCATCGAGCTTGCGATCGATGAAGCCCGTAAGCTCGGTCACAGCCACGTTGGCACCGAGCACCTCCTGCTCGGTCTCGTGCGCGAGGGCGGCCACGTCGGTGCCAAGGTGCTCGAATCGCTCGGCGTGACGCTCGAAAAGGTCCGGGAGCACGTCATCACGATGGTGGGGCAGCCCCACGGCCACGCCGGCTCGCCACGTCCGGATCCACGCGATCTGCCTTCGACCGGCCCGTTCGATCTTCTCGACAGGCCATCGAAGCGGGTTCTCGCGCTGGCAGAGGAGGAGGCGCGGCTGATGCGCCACAACTGGATCGGGACCGAGCACATGATGATCGCGCTCCTCCGGTCCGACGGTGTGGCGCAGCGCGCGCTTCAGGAGCTCGGGGTCACGCTGGATCAGGCTCGCGCCGGGGTCTTCAAGGCGGTGCCACCAAGAGAGACCGACGTCACGGAGATCACGGTGACGCCGCGGGTGAGGACGCTGCTCGGCAAGGCGATCATGCTCGCCGCGCCCTCTGCCGACCTCGTAAAGCCGCAGCTTCTGCTGCTGGCGCTCATTGCGGATCCGGACGGGATCGGGTCACAGGTGCTGACCCAGCTTGGCGTCACGCCGGAGAAGCTTCGCGTGACGATCGACCGGCTGAGCGCGGGCTAG
- a CDS encoding helix-turn-helix domain-containing protein, whose amino-acid sequence MYGIPTQTSSGKRGDWLTLGEASRILGVDPDTLRRWADNGKVDVFTTPGGHRRFLRSAIDALLPRQRAVKRPSLTAMGETPDKVAAEFRKRVRTDVTDQDWHTRFDEGSLRWFRERGVRMSDLLLGHLDTARRAGQEQYVTQAESLGREYGVEAKRAGLSLGEATQAFLYFRARFMAEIAHVARRRSLESAQAASLFEEADRALDHVILAMIAGHQAAAITPAG is encoded by the coding sequence ATTTACGGTATTCCTACTCAGACCAGTTCCGGCAAGCGCGGCGACTGGCTCACTCTCGGCGAGGCCAGTCGAATCCTCGGCGTGGATCCCGACACGCTGAGGCGCTGGGCAGACAACGGGAAGGTCGACGTGTTCACCACCCCGGGCGGTCATCGACGATTCCTTCGCTCGGCGATCGATGCCCTCCTTCCACGTCAGCGCGCGGTCAAGCGTCCGTCGCTCACTGCGATGGGCGAGACGCCCGACAAGGTCGCCGCCGAGTTCCGGAAGCGCGTTCGCACCGACGTCACCGATCAGGACTGGCACACGCGATTCGACGAGGGCTCGCTCCGCTGGTTCCGCGAGCGCGGCGTACGCATGAGCGATCTGCTCCTCGGCCATCTCGATACCGCGCGGCGAGCAGGACAGGAGCAATACGTGACGCAGGCGGAGTCGCTTGGTCGCGAGTACGGGGTCGAGGCGAAGCGCGCCGGGCTGTCGCTGGGCGAGGCGACGCAGGCGTTCCTCTACTTCCGCGCGCGCTTCATGGCGGAGATCGCGCACGTCGCTCGGCGTCGCTCGCTCGAATCCGCCCAGGCCGCGTCCCTGTTCGAGGAAGCCGACCGCGCGCTCGACCACGTCATCCTCGCGATGATCGCCGGGCATCAGGCGGCGGCGATCACGCCGGCTGGCTAG
- a CDS encoding phosphoenolpyruvate carboxykinase (GTP), with product MLVAKAAPTTNRHLLSWVDEMARMCKPDRVYWCDGSDEEAKLLTAEAVAEGVLIPLNPEKRPHSFYSRSNPNDVARTEELTFVCTPTKAEAGATNNWMDPEEARRKLAAIFDGAMKGRTMYVIPYLMGSPDSPFAMLGVELTDSIYVVLNMRIMSLIGNVALDRLGGSSDDFNHGLHSVADCDPERRYITHFPQDNTIWAVGSGYGGNALLGKKCLALRIASYRANHEGWLAEHMMLLEAESPEGETHFIAGAFPSASGKTNLAMLVPPPEFAGWKLRTIGDDIAWMRVGEDGRLYAVNPEFGFFGVAPGTNYVTNPNAMRMLEHDCIFTNVALTPDKDVWWEGMDEPETDLIDWRGRPWKRGAKEPAAHPNSRFTTPMDNNPALSRYAKDPRGVPISAILFGGRRSTTVPLAVESFNWTHGVYLGATAGAETTAAITGAVGRIRRDPMAMLAFIGYDAGMYFAHWLSMFGRMKQPPKIFLVNWFRKSDDGKYLWPGYGQNMRVLKWIIDRCAGRAGAMETPIGYTPRPTDLDLRGIGASIESIAAALRVDPDEWTKELEAHADWFEKIGGTVPEALRLQRRLLLASLKAELTN from the coding sequence GTGCTCGTCGCGAAGGCAGCCCCCACGACCAACCGACATCTCCTGTCCTGGGTGGACGAGATGGCGCGCATGTGCAAGCCCGACCGCGTCTATTGGTGCGACGGCTCGGACGAGGAGGCGAAGCTCCTCACCGCGGAGGCGGTCGCCGAAGGGGTCCTGATCCCACTGAATCCCGAGAAGCGCCCGCACTCGTTCTATTCGCGCTCGAATCCAAACGACGTCGCGCGGACCGAAGAGCTCACATTCGTCTGCACGCCGACGAAGGCAGAGGCCGGCGCGACGAACAACTGGATGGACCCAGAGGAAGCGCGCCGCAAGCTCGCCGCGATCTTCGACGGTGCGATGAAGGGCCGCACGATGTACGTGATCCCCTACCTCATGGGCTCGCCGGATTCGCCGTTCGCGATGCTCGGTGTCGAGCTCACCGATTCGATCTACGTCGTGCTGAACATGCGCATCATGTCGCTGATCGGAAACGTCGCGCTCGACCGCCTCGGCGGATCGAGCGACGACTTCAACCACGGGCTCCACTCCGTCGCCGACTGCGACCCCGAACGCCGCTACATCACGCACTTCCCCCAGGACAACACGATCTGGGCGGTCGGTTCCGGGTACGGTGGCAACGCGCTGCTCGGCAAGAAGTGCCTGGCGCTGCGGATCGCGAGCTATCGAGCGAATCACGAAGGGTGGCTCGCGGAGCACATGATGCTGCTCGAGGCCGAGAGTCCTGAGGGAGAGACGCACTTCATCGCCGGCGCGTTCCCGAGCGCCTCCGGCAAGACCAACCTCGCCATGCTCGTTCCGCCGCCCGAATTCGCGGGCTGGAAGCTCCGGACGATCGGCGATGACATCGCGTGGATGCGCGTCGGCGAGGACGGCCGCCTGTATGCCGTGAACCCGGAGTTCGGGTTCTTCGGCGTCGCGCCCGGGACGAATTACGTCACGAACCCGAACGCGATGCGCATGCTCGAGCACGACTGCATCTTCACGAACGTCGCGCTCACGCCGGACAAAGACGTCTGGTGGGAAGGCATGGATGAGCCGGAGACCGACCTCATCGACTGGCGGGGACGTCCATGGAAACGTGGCGCGAAAGAGCCCGCGGCGCATCCGAACAGCCGCTTCACGACGCCGATGGACAACAATCCGGCGCTCTCGCGCTACGCGAAGGACCCGCGCGGCGTCCCGATCTCAGCGATCCTGTTCGGCGGTCGCCGTTCGACGACGGTCCCGCTCGCCGTCGAGTCATTCAACTGGACGCACGGCGTTTATCTCGGCGCGACCGCAGGTGCGGAGACGACGGCGGCGATCACCGGCGCGGTCGGCCGGATCCGCCGCGACCCGATGGCGATGCTCGCTTTCATCGGCTACGACGCGGGCATGTACTTCGCCCACTGGCTGTCGATGTTCGGGCGCATGAAGCAGCCGCCGAAGATCTTCCTCGTGAATTGGTTCCGCAAGAGTGATGACGGAAAGTATCTCTGGCCGGGCTACGGCCAGAACATGCGCGTCTTGAAATGGATCATCGACCGCTGCGCCGGTCGTGCCGGCGCGATGGAGACGCCCATCGGATACACGCCGCGCCCGACCGACCTCGACCTGCGCGGGATCGGCGCGAGCATCGAGTCAATCGCAGCCGCGCTGCGTGTCGATCCTGACGAGTGGACGAAGGAACTCGAGGCGCATGCCGATTGGTTCGAGAAGATCGGCGGCACTGTGCCGGAAGCACTGCGACTACAGCGCCGATTGCTTCTCGCATCGCTGAAGGCGGAGCTGACGAACTAG
- a CDS encoding arsenate reductase ArsC, producing the protein MKRVLFLCAHNSARSQMAEGFLRSYAGDRFEVQSAGTKATGVHPLAVSVMRELGVDISQQTSKSVDEVGEGWDVVVTVCDSSCPVPPRTGLKLRWKLPDPSAARGTEAERLEVFRGVRDAIRSRVRLLADRI; encoded by the coding sequence GTGAAGCGCGTCCTCTTCCTCTGCGCCCATAACTCGGCCCGATCACAGATGGCCGAGGGATTCCTGCGCTCATACGCCGGCGACCGCTTTGAGGTCCAGAGCGCAGGTACGAAGGCGACGGGGGTCCATCCGCTGGCTGTCTCGGTCATGCGCGAGCTCGGCGTCGACATCTCCCAGCAGACCAGCAAATCCGTCGATGAGGTGGGCGAAGGCTGGGACGTCGTCGTGACCGTCTGTGACTCGAGCTGCCCCGTGCCGCCACGCACCGGCCTGAAGCTTCGCTGGAAGTTGCCGGACCCGTCGGCCGCGCGCGGCACCGAAGCCGAGCGCCTCGAGGTCTTCCGCGGCGTGCGCGACGCCATCCGATCCCGCGTCCGCTTGCTCGCCGATCGCATCTGA
- a CDS encoding DUF5671 domain-containing protein codes for MSGEDRPLPAVQRAYFYVVLLVAVHMIVLGVANLLRVGAEIALGAPSGGFTGLPFVFAEFNRPREQYREQASLAIALLLVAVPVWYLHYRSADAAARRSLRERGAALRGAYLQIVVLVTALLVFGYGQRVLHLILQAVLVGDVPQVFPLEPSWEARTAGAFAMVVAAAGALIFHLRVAAADRASGAVAGRAAEVGFFVRYALAVIGLLFFGFSLASTLAGVWERLLFPFPDPVLPPGVPALRPPRPSRQTSLLFDLANAIPQVVAGLALWLAAWLPAQRSALRADGERTSVARRLAIYFVIAVSAFIVLFGLTTVVAALLARALGERIADADLGRQLGSPMFFAIVFAAAWWYHRRVVEGEATRETEAGRAAGVRRAYYYVIAAIGLAMAAIGAAGAIGAIGSGWLGLTNHDARETATWIALVLAGGPAWAFHWRTQQKRLEDDERRALQRRVYLYLAILGSVAAVLVFGSALLFNLLKGVLAFHFDLALWHDLWHFGVDTAVGAVALAWHFRLVRADRAALAAAGLEDTYHVTLLVKAADRAAAQARVAAALRGQPDITVRG; via the coding sequence ATGAGCGGGGAGGATCGGCCTCTGCCAGCGGTGCAGCGCGCGTACTTCTATGTCGTCCTGCTCGTGGCGGTCCACATGATCGTGCTCGGCGTCGCGAATCTCCTGCGCGTCGGCGCCGAGATCGCGCTTGGCGCACCGAGCGGGGGCTTCACCGGCCTGCCCTTCGTGTTCGCGGAATTCAACCGTCCGCGCGAGCAGTACCGGGAGCAGGCGAGCCTCGCCATCGCGCTGCTGCTCGTGGCCGTGCCCGTCTGGTACCTCCACTATCGCTCCGCGGACGCGGCGGCGCGACGTTCGCTACGCGAGCGCGGTGCGGCGCTGCGCGGCGCCTATCTCCAGATCGTCGTGCTCGTCACCGCGCTTCTCGTCTTCGGTTATGGACAGCGCGTACTCCATCTGATCCTGCAGGCGGTGCTCGTGGGCGATGTCCCCCAGGTCTTCCCGCTCGAGCCGAGCTGGGAGGCGCGCACAGCCGGCGCGTTCGCGATGGTGGTCGCAGCCGCGGGGGCGCTGATCTTCCATCTTCGTGTCGCGGCCGCGGACCGCGCGAGCGGGGCGGTCGCCGGGCGCGCGGCCGAGGTCGGCTTCTTCGTCCGCTATGCGCTCGCGGTCATCGGCCTGCTGTTCTTCGGCTTTTCGCTAGCCTCGACGCTCGCGGGCGTCTGGGAGCGCCTGCTGTTCCCGTTCCCCGATCCGGTGCTCCCGCCGGGTGTGCCAGCACTCCGGCCGCCGCGGCCCAGCCGCCAGACCTCTCTGCTCTTCGATCTAGCGAATGCGATCCCCCAGGTCGTGGCGGGTCTGGCACTCTGGCTCGCGGCCTGGCTGCCCGCGCAGCGATCGGCGCTCCGCGCTGACGGGGAGCGGACATCGGTCGCGCGGCGCCTGGCGATCTACTTCGTCATCGCGGTCTCCGCGTTCATCGTGCTGTTCGGTCTCACGACCGTCGTCGCCGCCCTCCTCGCGCGCGCGCTCGGCGAGCGCATCGCGGACGCCGACCTCGGGCGGCAGCTCGGGTCACCGATGTTCTTCGCCATCGTCTTCGCCGCCGCGTGGTGGTACCACCGTCGCGTCGTCGAGGGCGAGGCGACACGCGAGACCGAGGCCGGTCGCGCGGCCGGCGTCCGCCGCGCCTACTACTACGTCATCGCGGCGATCGGGCTGGCCATGGCCGCGATCGGTGCGGCTGGCGCGATCGGCGCGATCGGGAGTGGCTGGCTCGGTCTCACGAACCACGATGCCCGGGAGACGGCCACGTGGATCGCGCTCGTCCTGGCCGGCGGTCCCGCTTGGGCGTTCCACTGGCGCACCCAGCAGAAGCGGCTCGAAGATGACGAGCGGCGTGCGCTCCAGCGTCGCGTCTACCTCTATCTGGCGATCCTCGGCAGCGTTGCCGCGGTGCTCGTCTTCGGCTCCGCGCTGCTGTTCAACCTGCTGAAGGGCGTCCTCGCGTTCCACTTCGACCTCGCGCTCTGGCACGACCTCTGGCACTTCGGCGTCGATACGGCCGTCGGAGCGGTCGCGCTCGCGTGGCACTTCCGCCTGGTGCGGGCAGATCGCGCGGCGCTCGCGGCCGCGGGTCTCGAGGACACCTACCACGTGACGCTGCTCGTGAAGGCTGCCGATCGCGCCGCGGCGCAGGCTCGTGTCGCGGCGGCGCTACGGGGTCAGCCGGACATCACCGTTCGCGGCTAG